The following are encoded together in the Leuconostoc mesenteroides subsp. mesenteroides ATCC 8293 genome:
- the rpmD gene encoding 50S ribosomal protein L30 — translation MADLKITLIKSAVHRLPKQRAIVKSLGLGRVSSSVVKPNNEATRGAIFHIAHLVNVEEVK, via the coding sequence ATGGCTGATTTGAAAATCACTTTGATTAAGAGTGCGGTTCATCGCTTACCTAAGCAACGCGCGATCGTTAAGTCTCTTGGACTTGGACGCGTATCTAGTTCAGTGGTGAAGCCTAACAACGAAGCTACACGTGGTGCGATTTTTCATATCGCTCACCTAGTTAACGTTGAAGAAGTTAAGTAA
- the rpsQ gene encoding 30S ribosomal protein S17, producing the protein MSEERNTRKVYQGRVVSDKMNKTITVAVDTYLTHDVYGKRVKYTKKFKAHDENNAAKQGDIVQIMETRPLSATKHFRLVKIVEEAVIL; encoded by the coding sequence ATGAGTGAAGAACGTAATACTCGTAAGGTTTACCAAGGACGAGTTGTTTCAGATAAGATGAACAAGACAATTACTGTTGCTGTTGATACTTATTTGACACATGATGTCTACGGTAAGCGTGTCAAGTACACAAAGAAGTTCAAGGCCCACGATGAAAACAATGCTGCCAAACAAGGCGATATTGTTCAAATCATGGAAACACGTCCTTTGTCTGCAACTAAGCACTTCCGTTTGGTTAAGATCGTTGAAGAGGCTGTTATTCTTTAA
- the rplO gene encoding 50S ribosomal protein L15, with the protein MNLNELQPAAGSRHVRNRVGRGTSSGNGKTSGRGQKGQKARGKVRLGFEGGQMPLYRRIPKRGFTNISRKEFAVVNLNKLNSFDDGTEITPTLLIENGIVKNQKSGIKILAVGQLEKKLTVKAHKFSAAAVAAIEQAGGSTEVL; encoded by the coding sequence ATGAATTTGAACGAATTACAACCAGCTGCCGGTTCACGTCATGTACGTAACCGTGTTGGTCGTGGTACATCATCTGGAAACGGTAAGACATCCGGACGTGGTCAAAAGGGTCAAAAGGCTCGTGGCAAAGTGCGTTTGGGGTTTGAAGGTGGTCAAATGCCTTTGTACCGTCGTATTCCAAAGCGTGGATTTACTAACATTTCACGTAAGGAATTCGCAGTTGTTAACTTGAACAAGTTAAACAGCTTTGATGATGGTACAGAAATTACACCAACACTTTTGATTGAAAACGGTATTGTTAAAAATCAAAAGTCTGGTATTAAGATTTTGGCTGTTGGTCAACTTGAAAAGAAGTTGACTGTTAAGGCACATAAGTTCTCTGCAGCAGCAGTTGCTGCAATCGAACAAGCCGGTGGGTCAACTGAGGTACTTTAA
- the rplF gene encoding 50S ribosomal protein L6 → MSRIGNKTITLPADVTVSQEGAVVTVKGPKGELSREIVSAITMTVEGNEVSFSRDSDDSKTRALHGTTRANVANMVEGVSEGFTKTLKLVGVGYRAAKSGSKLTLSVGYSHPVDFEDREELSVEVPDALTIKVSGISKQKVGDLAAEIRAVRSPEPYKGKGIRYEGEVVRRKEGKTGK, encoded by the coding sequence ATGAGCCGTATTGGAAACAAAACAATCACTTTACCAGCTGATGTAACTGTATCTCAAGAAGGTGCAGTTGTGACAGTTAAAGGACCAAAGGGTGAATTGTCACGTGAAATTGTTTCAGCTATCACAATGACTGTTGAAGGGAACGAAGTTTCTTTCAGCCGTGATAGCGATGACAGCAAGACTCGAGCATTGCATGGCACAACTCGTGCTAACGTTGCAAATATGGTCGAGGGTGTATCTGAAGGTTTCACTAAGACATTGAAGCTTGTCGGTGTTGGATATCGTGCAGCAAAGTCAGGATCAAAATTGACTTTGAGTGTTGGATACTCTCACCCTGTTGACTTTGAAGATCGTGAAGAATTGAGTGTTGAAGTACCAGATGCTTTGACAATCAAAGTTTCAGGAATTTCAAAGCAAAAGGTTGGCGATTTAGCAGCTGAAATTCGTGCCGTACGTTCACCAGAACCTTATAAAGGTAAAGGTATTCGTTACGAAGGCGAAGTTGTACGTCGTAAGGAAGGTAAGACAGGAAAGTAA
- the rpsE gene encoding 30S ribosomal protein S5, which yields MVEFVNPKSLGELEENVVAINRVTKVVKGGRRLRFAALVVVGDKQGHVGFGTGKAQEVPEAIRKAIEDAKRKLITVPTVSTTIPHDVLGEWGGGKILVKPAEEGSGVAAGGAARSVMELAGIADVTAKSLGSATPINVIRATFDALTSLKDAEEVAKLRGVSLEHLAE from the coding sequence ATGGTTGAATTCGTTAATCCTAAGTCACTTGGTGAATTAGAAGAGAACGTTGTTGCTATTAACCGTGTCACAAAGGTTGTCAAAGGTGGTCGTCGCTTGCGTTTCGCAGCTTTGGTCGTTGTTGGTGATAAGCAAGGACACGTTGGTTTTGGTACTGGTAAAGCACAAGAAGTTCCTGAAGCTATCCGCAAGGCTATTGAAGATGCTAAGCGTAAGTTGATTACTGTGCCAACAGTTTCTACAACTATTCCTCATGATGTCCTTGGTGAATGGGGCGGCGGTAAGATTTTAGTTAAGCCCGCCGAAGAAGGATCTGGTGTTGCCGCTGGTGGTGCAGCACGTTCTGTTATGGAACTTGCTGGTATTGCCGATGTGACTGCTAAGTCACTTGGTTCAGCAACACCAATTAACGTTATTCGTGCTACTTTCGACGCTCTTACAAGCTTGAAAGATGCCGAAGAAGTTGCTAAGTTGCGTGGTGTTTCTTTAGAACACTTAGCTGAATAA
- the rplE gene encoding 50S ribosomal protein L5 codes for MANALKEKYVNEVQPALIEKFNFKSSMQAPKIDKIVLNMGVGDAVSNSKNLDEAVEELKLIAGQQPVITKAKKSIAGFRLREGMSIGTKVTLRGERMYDFLDKLINISLPRVRDFRGVSSKAFDGRGNYTLGIREQLIFPEIDFDKVNRVRGLDIVIVTTAQNDEEGRELLTQMGMPFAK; via the coding sequence ATGGCTAATGCTTTAAAAGAAAAATATGTTAATGAAGTTCAACCTGCTTTGATCGAAAAGTTTAACTTTAAGTCATCAATGCAAGCCCCAAAGATTGATAAGATCGTCTTGAATATGGGTGTTGGTGATGCGGTTTCAAACTCAAAGAACTTGGATGAAGCGGTTGAAGAATTGAAGTTGATTGCTGGTCAACAACCAGTTATCACAAAGGCAAAGAAGTCAATCGCTGGGTTCCGTTTGCGTGAAGGTATGTCAATCGGAACAAAGGTTACACTACGTGGAGAACGTATGTATGACTTTTTAGACAAGTTGATCAACATTTCATTACCTCGTGTTCGTGATTTCCGTGGTGTATCATCAAAGGCCTTTGATGGCCGTGGTAACTATACACTGGGTATTCGTGAACAATTAATTTTCCCTGAAATTGACTTTGACAAAGTTAACCGCGTACGTGGTTTGGACATTGTTATTGTTACGACAGCGCAAAACGACGAAGAAGGTCGTGAGTTGTTAACACAAATGGGAATGCCATTTGCTAAGTAA
- the rpsC gene encoding 30S ribosomal protein S3, which yields MGQKINPTGFRVGVIRDWDAKWFADKADYANQLHEDLRIRKYIEKNLADASVDRIEIERTTKSRVDVSIQTAKPGMVIGKGGSEVEKLRTQLAKLTDTDEKGRSKRVFINIVEIKKPDLSAHLVGQQIAGDLERRVAFRRAMRGAIQRATRSGAKGIKVMVSGRLNGADIARIEQYTEGTVPLHTLRADIDYSWDEAMTAYGNLGIKTWIYRGDVLPQKKNSK from the coding sequence ATGGGTCAAAAGATTAACCCTACTGGATTCCGTGTCGGCGTTATTCGCGACTGGGATGCAAAGTGGTTTGCTGACAAGGCTGACTATGCTAACCAACTTCACGAAGACTTGCGTATTCGTAAGTATATCGAGAAAAACTTAGCAGATGCCTCAGTTGATCGCATTGAAATTGAACGTACAACCAAGTCACGTGTTGACGTTTCTATCCAAACTGCCAAGCCAGGAATGGTTATTGGTAAGGGTGGTTCAGAAGTTGAAAAGCTTCGTACACAATTGGCAAAGTTGACAGACACAGATGAAAAAGGTCGCTCAAAGCGCGTCTTTATTAACATCGTAGAAATCAAAAAGCCGGATTTGAGTGCACATTTGGTTGGACAACAAATCGCTGGTGATTTGGAACGCCGTGTGGCTTTCCGTCGCGCCATGCGTGGTGCTATCCAACGTGCCACTCGTTCAGGTGCTAAGGGTATCAAGGTTATGGTTTCAGGTCGTTTGAATGGTGCTGATATTGCACGTATTGAACAATATACTGAAGGTACAGTGCCTTTGCATACTTTACGTGCCGATATCGATTACTCATGGGATGAAGCAATGACTGCTTATGGAAACTTGGGTATCAAGACTTGGATTTACCGTGGTGATGTATTGCCACAAAAAAAGAACAGTAAGTAA
- a CDS encoding adenylate kinase codes for MAKNLILLGLPGAGKGTQADFIVKDYSIVHISTGDIFRANLAENTELGQKARQFMDAGDLVPDEITNAMVADRLNQQDVETGFMLDGYPRNEAQAVFLDKYLSDNGKSVSATLYFEVADTLLRERLLGRGRADDTPEVIDNRLAVNKAANLPLVDYYQKAGVLHTIDGGRELADVYHDVKEVLDNLN; via the coding sequence ATGGCTAAAAATTTGATTTTGTTGGGTTTGCCAGGTGCTGGTAAAGGCACACAAGCAGACTTTATTGTGAAGGATTATTCTATTGTTCATATTAGTACTGGAGATATTTTCCGTGCTAATTTGGCAGAGAATACTGAATTAGGACAAAAGGCGCGTCAATTCATGGATGCGGGCGACTTAGTTCCTGACGAAATCACAAATGCTATGGTTGCTGATCGTTTAAACCAACAAGACGTTGAAACTGGTTTTATGCTTGATGGGTACCCTCGTAATGAAGCACAAGCAGTATTCCTAGATAAGTATTTATCAGATAACGGTAAATCTGTGTCAGCAACATTATATTTTGAAGTTGCTGATACATTGTTGCGCGAACGTCTTTTGGGACGTGGTCGAGCAGATGATACACCCGAAGTTATTGACAACCGTTTGGCAGTTAATAAAGCGGCTAACTTGCCTTTGGTAGATTACTATCAAAAAGCAGGTGTGTTGCACACAATCGATGGCGGTCGTGAACTTGCTGATGTGTATCATGATGTTAAGGAAGTTTTGGACAATTTAAATTAA
- the rpmC gene encoding 50S ribosomal protein L29, protein MAKASELKELSLADLQKREAEFKEELFNLRFQLATGQLENTARIAQVRKDIARVKTVIRAQELANANK, encoded by the coding sequence ATGGCTAAAGCAAGTGAATTGAAAGAATTGTCACTTGCGGATTTGCAAAAGCGCGAAGCCGAATTCAAGGAAGAATTATTCAACCTACGTTTTCAATTGGCTACTGGTCAACTAGAAAACACGGCGCGTATCGCACAAGTTCGTAAGGACATTGCACGAGTTAAGACAGTTATTCGTGCACAAGAATTGGCAAACGCCAACAAATAA
- the rplP gene encoding 50S ribosomal protein L16 — translation MLVPKRVKFRRVHRGHMRGEAKGGKTVTFGDFGLQATTSSWITNRQIEAARIAMTRYMKRGGKVWIKIFPHKSYTSKGVGVRMGNGKGAPEGWVEPVKRGKVMFEVAGVPEATAREALRLAQHKLPVRTKIIAREAE, via the coding sequence ATGTTAGTACCAAAGCGTGTTAAGTTCCGTCGTGTACACCGTGGTCACATGCGTGGCGAAGCAAAAGGTGGCAAGACGGTAACATTCGGTGATTTTGGCTTGCAAGCAACAACTTCAAGTTGGATTACTAACCGTCAAATTGAAGCTGCTCGTATTGCAATGACACGTTATATGAAGCGTGGTGGTAAGGTTTGGATTAAAATCTTCCCTCATAAGTCATATACATCTAAAGGTGTCGGTGTTCGAATGGGTAACGGTAAAGGTGCACCCGAAGGTTGGGTTGAACCAGTTAAGCGTGGCAAGGTAATGTTTGAAGTTGCAGGTGTTCCTGAAGCAACTGCTCGTGAAGCATTACGTTTGGCACAACACAAGTTGCCTGTACGTACAAAGATTATTGCTCGGGAGGCTGAATAA
- the rplN gene encoding 50S ribosomal protein L14, with the protein MIQQESRLKVADNSGAREILTIKVLGGSGRKFAGVGDMIVATVKQAIPGGNVKKGDVIKAVIVRTVSDVRRADGSYINFDENAAVIVKDDKSPVGTRIFGPVARELRDNDYMRIVSLAPEVL; encoded by the coding sequence ATGATTCAACAAGAGAGTCGTTTAAAAGTGGCTGACAACTCTGGCGCACGTGAAATCTTGACGATTAAAGTGCTCGGTGGTTCAGGCCGTAAGTTTGCTGGTGTAGGTGACATGATTGTTGCTACAGTTAAGCAAGCTATCCCTGGTGGTAACGTAAAGAAGGGTGACGTCATTAAGGCTGTTATCGTTCGTACTGTTTCTGACGTTCGTCGTGCAGATGGCTCATACATCAATTTTGATGAAAACGCCGCTGTTATCGTGAAGGACGACAAGTCACCAGTAGGTACACGTATTTTTGGTCCGGTTGCACGTGAATTGCGTGACAACGACTATATGCGTATCGTTTCATTGGCACCAGAAGTGCTCTAA
- the secY gene encoding preprotein translocase subunit SecY, whose amino-acid sequence MLSTLFNAVREKDIRKKLGWTFFILFIYRVGTHITVPGVNPSAMSEMASSGLMNILNIFSGGGLTNYSLFAMGVSPYVTAQIIVQLLQLDIVPRFVEWSKQGEVGRRKLNNATRWLTLVLAFVQSVGITAGFNSLSSYGLVSQTNSVMSFVVIGSVMTIGTFFAMWLGEMITEKGLGNGVSMIIFAGIIAQAPEGFYEIFKENILQADSSDMLNGWIFVVVLVIAMILVVAFTTWSYEGTRRLQMQYTRSATSYGSEAYLPLKVNVSGVIPVIFASSFISTPQTVMLAFQDKYSSAQWYQIMQQIFSMTTLPGAILYTALIVVFTYFYAFVQVNPDKLSENLQKQGAYIVGVRPGAETKAFVSKLLLNLSFVGSIFLGVVALVPLIASDVWGLNEKIGLGGTSLLISIGVALDLIRQIDGLMQKKNYVGFITKDQLAAREAING is encoded by the coding sequence ATGCTTAGCACGTTATTTAATGCAGTACGTGAAAAGGACATTCGTAAAAAATTAGGGTGGACGTTTTTTATTCTGTTTATTTACAGAGTTGGAACGCACATAACTGTGCCTGGTGTTAACCCTTCTGCTATGTCTGAGATGGCTAGTTCCGGATTAATGAACATTTTGAACATCTTTTCTGGTGGTGGCCTGACAAACTACTCGTTGTTCGCAATGGGCGTGTCACCATACGTGACAGCACAAATTATTGTACAACTTTTGCAATTAGATATCGTGCCTCGCTTTGTTGAATGGAGTAAGCAAGGTGAAGTTGGTCGCCGAAAATTGAATAACGCTACGCGGTGGTTAACGCTTGTTCTTGCGTTTGTTCAATCTGTTGGTATCACAGCTGGATTTAATTCATTGTCATCCTATGGATTAGTGAGTCAAACCAATAGCGTAATGTCATTTGTTGTAATCGGTTCTGTTATGACTATTGGAACATTTTTTGCAATGTGGCTTGGTGAAATGATTACTGAAAAAGGCTTAGGAAACGGCGTTTCAATGATTATTTTTGCGGGTATAATCGCCCAAGCACCAGAAGGTTTCTATGAAATTTTCAAAGAAAATATTCTGCAAGCAGACAGTAGTGACATGCTTAATGGTTGGATATTTGTTGTTGTATTAGTTATAGCGATGATTTTAGTGGTTGCATTTACGACATGGTCTTACGAAGGAACTCGTCGATTACAAATGCAGTATACGCGATCTGCCACATCATATGGTAGCGAAGCATATCTGCCACTAAAAGTAAATGTTTCTGGCGTTATACCGGTCATATTTGCCTCATCATTTATTAGTACACCACAAACGGTTATGTTAGCTTTTCAAGACAAATATTCATCAGCCCAGTGGTACCAAATTATGCAACAGATATTCAGTATGACAACGTTGCCTGGTGCAATTTTATATACTGCATTGATTGTTGTTTTCACATATTTTTATGCCTTTGTTCAAGTTAATCCTGATAAGTTATCAGAAAATCTACAAAAGCAAGGTGCATATATTGTTGGTGTTCGTCCCGGTGCAGAAACAAAAGCTTTCGTTTCAAAACTCTTGTTAAATTTGAGCTTTGTTGGATCAATTTTCTTGGGTGTTGTTGCATTGGTTCCGTTGATTGCATCGGATGTCTGGGGACTCAATGAAAAGATTGGTCTTGGTGGTACAAGCCTGTTAATTTCAATAGGTGTCGCTTTGGATCTAATTCGCCAAATTGATGGTTTGATGCAGAAAAAGAATTACGTTGGATTTATTACAAAAGATCAGTTAGCAGCTCGGGAGGCAATCAATGGCTAA
- the rpsH gene encoding 30S ribosomal protein S8 yields MSMTDPIADFLTRVRNANLARHEVVEAPASKIKKSIAEILKAEGFIRDFEYIDDNKQGVIRVFLKYGEDRNRVITGIQRISKPGLRKYAKAEELPKVLNGLGIAIISTSAGVITDKEARSKQVGGEVIAYVW; encoded by the coding sequence ATGTCTATGACTGATCCAATTGCTGATTTTTTGACTCGCGTTCGTAATGCCAATTTGGCACGTCACGAAGTAGTTGAAGCTCCAGCATCAAAAATTAAGAAGAGCATCGCTGAAATCTTGAAAGCAGAAGGTTTTATCCGTGACTTTGAATACATCGATGACAACAAGCAAGGTGTTATCCGTGTATTTCTCAAGTATGGGGAAGATCGTAATCGTGTGATTACAGGAATTCAACGTATCTCTAAGCCAGGCTTGCGTAAGTATGCTAAGGCTGAAGAGTTACCAAAAGTTTTGAACGGTTTGGGAATTGCTATTATCTCAACTTCTGCCGGTGTTATTACTGACAAAGAAGCACGTTCTAAGCAAGTCGGTGGCGAAGTTATCGCTTACGTTTGGTAA
- the rplX gene encoding 50S ribosomal protein L24 produces the protein MFVKTGDKVRVIAGKDKGKEGTITKTVAGKDRVVVEGVNIVKKHQKPSNEYPQGGVIDIEAPIHVSNVQLLDPSTNEPTRVGFKVEDGKKIRVSKKSGNVLG, from the coding sequence ATGTTTGTAAAAACAGGTGATAAGGTTCGCGTCATTGCCGGCAAAGATAAGGGAAAAGAAGGCACAATCACTAAGACTGTTGCTGGAAAAGATCGCGTCGTTGTCGAAGGCGTGAACATCGTTAAGAAGCATCAAAAGCCTTCTAACGAATATCCACAAGGTGGTGTTATCGATATCGAAGCACCAATCCATGTTTCTAACGTGCAATTGCTTGACCCTTCAACTAACGAACCAACACGTGTTGGATTCAAAGTGGAAGACGGCAAGAAAATTCGCGTATCTAAAAAGTCTGGTAATGTACTAGGCTAA
- the rplR gene encoding 50S ribosomal protein L18, with translation MISKPDKNKLRVKRHKRVRGKISGTAARPRLNVFRSNANIYAQLIDDVAGVTLASASSHDAEVTGSKTEQAVKVGELIASRGKAAKIEDVIFDRGGYVYHGRVQALADSARENGLKF, from the coding sequence ATGATTTCAAAACCAGATAAGAATAAGCTCCGCGTAAAGCGTCATAAGCGCGTTCGTGGAAAAATCTCTGGTACTGCTGCTCGCCCACGTTTGAACGTTTTTCGTTCTAATGCAAACATCTACGCTCAATTAATTGATGACGTAGCGGGTGTAACGCTAGCAAGTGCCTCAAGTCATGATGCCGAAGTAACGGGATCAAAGACAGAACAAGCAGTTAAAGTTGGTGAGTTGATCGCTTCACGTGGTAAGGCCGCAAAGATCGAAGACGTTATTTTCGATCGTGGTGGTTACGTTTATCATGGACGTGTTCAAGCACTAGCAGATTCAGCCCGTGAAAACGGCTTGAAGTTCTAA